The region CGGCTGTAAAGATGTTACCTCAATATGTGTTTCCTAACGGACAAACAGTTGCTTTTGGAGATAGTAATTACGCAGCCTTAAGTACCGATGCTTTTGATGATATGATTCGTATTGCTCAAAAAACAGGAGATCAAGAGATGGAAGAAGATTTTACAGGTTTGTATAAGTTATTTTCAAAAAACTCTAAAGACGGTAAAGTGAGACAATCTAAAGCAAATATCAGTTCGTTTTTTGCCAGTAAACCTTTAGAACTTAATCCAAAGTTTAAAAAAGCAAATCTAGCAGATTATGTCACTCAAACCTTTTATGCACCTAATGTAAGCTGGCACGTACAACGTATGGGAACAGGTAAAGATGGTATGATGGTATCGCTTAACGGATCGCTTGGTAATCATATGCATGCCAATGGAATTAATATGGAATTGTACGGAAAAGGATTTGTACAAGGAGGAGATCCCGGAAAAGGTGCTAGCTATTTACAGCCTATTTATTTAGAATATTATTCTCAGTTTCCTGCACATAATACGGTTATGGTAGATGGGGTGTCTTCGTATACCGAAATGCTGAGTTATCATGCATTCGAATTAAAGGGTGAATACCCTAAGTCAGAACAAAAAACAGGGTATTATAAAGATATAACGTATTCCGATGTGTATTTCTTAGAGCCAGAAACGCAAAGCGACCAAACCCGATTAGTTAGTATTGTAAAAACAGGAGAAACTACGGGCTATTATATTGATGTGTTTAGATCTAAAAAGCAACGTGGAGGCGATAAATTTCACGATTATTTCTATCATAATTTAGGACAGACTATGCGCATTATGGATACAACAGGAAACCCGTTACCGTTGCAACCAAGTGATGAAATGGGATTCGCAGGCGGGCATTTATATGCGTTAGATTATATGTGGGATAAACAATCGAAGAAAACAGCAGCCGATTATCAAGCAGAATGGAAAATTGATATGCCTGAAGGTGAAGACGATGTGTTTATGAATTTATGGATGAAAGGAACAGAAGGGCGTGAAGTATTTTCAATTAAATCACCTCCTAATAAAGCCTTTAAAGGAAATAGTGGTTTGCCTTACGAGGTAGACAAAGCACCGTATTTAACACTTGCAGCGCGACAACACGGCCCTGCCTGGGAGCAACCTTTTGTTTCTGTTTACGAACCGTTTACTTCAGCCCAAGGCAAAAGCATAAAAAGAGTATCTAGTTTTGAAGATGAAAATGGAAATTCAGAGTTTGTAGGATTACATATTACACATAAATCGGGTAGAGAAGATGTGGTGTTTTCTTCAGCAAATCATAAAAATGTAAAATATAAAGACATTGAAACAGATGCCACCTATACCTTGCTTGGTACAGAAACTAATGATGATTGGGTTTTGTTTATTGGAAACGGAAAACAAGTTAAAGCAAACCGATATACCATTTCTAGTACAGAATATGGTAATGTTGTTTTAAAACAAGAACAAGGCAAACTTATGTTACATAATGAAGTCCCTATAGACATCTCTTTTAATAATAACATTACCACTTTTGAAGAAGGTAGTCTTAGAGTCATAAACGTGAACTAAAAAGCAAGAGTTACCATGAATTATCAAATAAATATTTTGTGTACACTATTCTTTTGCATCTGTACACCACTACTTGTTTGGGCACAAAATGCTAAGGAACAAGAAATTCTAGATACTTTTCTGCATAAAGAAAAATTGGTGTATAAAACTGTAGATGGACAAGATTTAGATATGACTATTTTTTATCCAAGTCCAGAACTAATGTCTGCGAAAAATCCTTGGATGATGTATGTTCATGGTGGCGGATGGGCAGGAGGTAGTCCATATAATATTCTTAAAAAAGCGACTTTAGAAACACTTAAAAGCCTTTTAGGTCAGGGGGTGATTTGCATAGCTATAGAGTATAGATTGGCAAAAGGAGAGACTAATGCTTACGATGCGGTTGTAGATGCTAAAGATGCTGCTCGATTTTTATTAAAGCATGCAAAGCAATACAAACTCCATAAAAAACAATATGGAATATGGGGTGGTTCAGCTGGAGGTCATTTAAGTTTAGTAACTACTTTAGGTAATAATTCCAATTTTAAAGGAGAGACAGAATTTGCTAGATATAAACCAAAATTTAAATGTGTGGTCTCTTATTTTCCGTTTACATCGTGTTTAAACCCGGACTTAAGACCAAATTCTATTTTTGAAGATGGTAAACTTTTTGAAAGATTATTAGGTGCTCCTTTAGCAGAAAAACCAGAACTCGCAAAATTATTGAGTCCAACAGAATTATTAAGAAAGAGTAGTCCTCCTATTTTATTAATTCACGGAGATAAAGATACAGTGCTTCCTATCATAAATTCTACATACATGCTAGAGGTTTCCAAAGAAAAAAAAGCAAATGTTGAGTTACTCACTATTAAAAATGCTGGACATAGTTTTCATGGCGAATCTATTTCACCATCTATAACCGAATTAAATAAGTATGCTGTTGCATTTATAATGAGTCATTTAAACTAAAAAATATCAATATATCAAATACTTTAATATAATAATAGATGAAATTTTTAAAATTTTTTATTTTTACCATAATTGTATTAGTTACAATTTCTGAAATAGGCGAATCGAAAACAGAAACATCAGCTCATACTATTGAAAAACGTCCAAACTTTCTGTTTGTGTTAGTCGACGATCAATCGCCTTTAGATTTACAAATTTATAATGCAAAATCAATTCTAGATACGCCTAATATCAGTAAATTGGCAGAAGAAGGTATTGTGTTTGAAGACGCCCGACATATGGGGTCTATGAACGGCGCTGTGTGTACACCATCACGGCACATGATTATGAGCGGACGAACGCTTTGGCATTTGCCTCCAAGTGCACAGTTTCAAAAACAAACAGGGCCTCATGAAATAGACGACCAAACTATAGGTGCAATTTTTAATCGGGCAGGGTATAAAACGATGCGTACCTGTAAAAAAGGAAATTCTTATCCTGGAGCAAACCGACAATTTACAGTAGTTCATGATGCAACAAAACGAGGCGGTACAGAAGAGAGTGGAAGCGCATGGCACGCTAATCAGGTGCTAAGTTATCTAGAAGATCGAGAACAAACCCAAGAGGAAGCTCCGTTTTTTATCTATTTCGGATTTTCACATCCACACGATACCAGAAACGGGACCCCAGAATTGTTAGAAAAATATGGAGCGATTAATCATAAAGATCAAAATAGCTTACCACCGTTAAATGAAAAACAACCACAATTACCAGAGAATTATCTAGAGGCTCATCCGTTTTTTCACGGACATCCAGCGCTTAGAGATGAAGAACGTGTGAGTGGCGTTTGGAAAAATAGAGATGAAAACACAATACGTAATGAATTAGGACGCGAATTTGCATGCTCAGAAAATATAGACATTCAGTTGGGAAAAGTTCTAAAACAACTTGAAAAAACAGGTGAATTAGACAATACTTATATTATTTATACTTCCGATCATGGCATGGCTATAGGAAGACATGGACTACAGGGTAAGCAAAATTTATACGAGCATACCTGGCGTGTACCTTTTATAGTGAAAGGTCCAGGTTTAGATACTGGTAAACGTGTAAAAGGGAATATGTACTTGTTAGATGTCTTACCAACTTTATGCGATTTAGCAGGGATAGATATTCCTGAAACTGTCGAGGGGAAAAGCATTGTTCCGGTGCTAAAAGGACAACAAGATGAGGTTAGAGATGTGATGTACGGCGTATATGCAGGAGGTACAAAACCAGGAATGCGCGCTGTAAAAAAAGGCGATTGGAAATTAATAAAATACGATGTCATGGACGGTACGGTTAGAGAAACACAACTCTTTAACTTGGCCAAAAACCCAAATGAATATCTTCCTGAACATCATAAATCTGGAGATATGGAAACCAATTTAGCCGATAATCCAAAATATGCAGACAAGTTAGCTGAGATGGAAGCTCTATTACTTGAAGAAATGGTTACTCATGATGATCCGTATAGATTATGGGATCAGCCACAAATACAAAAGTAAAAAGTATGAGTAATTTACG is a window of Formosa sediminum DNA encoding:
- a CDS encoding sulfatase-like hydrolase/transferase, with translation MKFLKFFIFTIIVLVTISEIGESKTETSAHTIEKRPNFLFVLVDDQSPLDLQIYNAKSILDTPNISKLAEEGIVFEDARHMGSMNGAVCTPSRHMIMSGRTLWHLPPSAQFQKQTGPHEIDDQTIGAIFNRAGYKTMRTCKKGNSYPGANRQFTVVHDATKRGGTEESGSAWHANQVLSYLEDREQTQEEAPFFIYFGFSHPHDTRNGTPELLEKYGAINHKDQNSLPPLNEKQPQLPENYLEAHPFFHGHPALRDEERVSGVWKNRDENTIRNELGREFACSENIDIQLGKVLKQLEKTGELDNTYIIYTSDHGMAIGRHGLQGKQNLYEHTWRVPFIVKGPGLDTGKRVKGNMYLLDVLPTLCDLAGIDIPETVEGKSIVPVLKGQQDEVRDVMYGVYAGGTKPGMRAVKKGDWKLIKYDVMDGTVRETQLFNLAKNPNEYLPEHHKSGDMETNLADNPKYADKLAEMEALLLEEMVTHDDPYRLWDQPQIQK
- a CDS encoding alpha/beta hydrolase fold domain-containing protein, with translation MNYQINILCTLFFCICTPLLVWAQNAKEQEILDTFLHKEKLVYKTVDGQDLDMTIFYPSPELMSAKNPWMMYVHGGGWAGGSPYNILKKATLETLKSLLGQGVICIAIEYRLAKGETNAYDAVVDAKDAARFLLKHAKQYKLHKKQYGIWGGSAGGHLSLVTTLGNNSNFKGETEFARYKPKFKCVVSYFPFTSCLNPDLRPNSIFEDGKLFERLLGAPLAEKPELAKLLSPTELLRKSSPPILLIHGDKDTVLPIINSTYMLEVSKEKKANVELLTIKNAGHSFHGESISPSITELNKYAVAFIMSHLN